GCCCCAGTACACCAGCGGTATCGTCTTGTTCGTCTTCTTGCGGTAGTAGAGGTTGTCGACGATCTTCTCCCGGCCGTCGACCTCGAGCACCGGCGTCAGGAAGACGATGACGTTGTTCCGGATGTTCTGGATGAACGGCGACTCCTCCACGATCAGACGATAGGCCAGCTCCATCTCCATCTCGGCGCTGCCCGTCTCGCCGGTGTGCAGGTTGCCGGTCGCCCAGTAAATCGGCTTGCCGGCCGCCATCAACTGACGCGCCTGCGCCTCGGTGAGCTTCCGCGGATCGGTGAGGTCGGCGAGGATCTTCTTGTACTTGTCGAGCGTCTTGATCGTCGCCTCGTCCGCGATCGCGAGGACGATCATGTCGCGGCCTTCTTCGCTCTTGCCGATCTCGAACAGCCTGGCGCGCGGCGATGCCTTGGCGAGCGCCTCGATGTAGCGCTTGATGTCCTTGTAGTACGTCAGTTCGTCGGGCGTGCCGACGACGCGGCCGAGGAACTTCAGCGGTGAAGGCACGGTGTCCGAGGCCGGGAGATGGTCCACCAGTTCGGTGATGACCCTTGGATCCTGGGTGAACTCCTTGATCTTCGCGGTGTATTCCGCATCGATCTTCTGAGGAGCCTTGGCAGGCGGAGCGCCGCTCCCGATAAGGGCGGTCGAGCCGCCCGCGAGGACCAGCGCAAGAAGACAGGGCAGAAACAGCATGCGCGCGAAGCGCCGTGACATCGAGACCTCCTGTTGTCGTCGGGGCAGAGTGGTCGGCGTGATGCGCGGTTTATAGCACAGGAAGGAGAGTAGCCGCGATCAATTCCCGCAGACGCCCGCTCGAGTGAGCATCTGCGGGAGTCTCGCCCATGCTGGCCGGCGAACAGCCGTCACTCGGCGCTGCGAGCGTCGGCCTTTGTCGCTCCCGCGAAATCCTTGTCGGTGATTCCGCCTACGCTGTGCGTCGAGTAGCTCAGCGTCACCCGCTTGTAGTTGATCGTGATGTCGGGGTGGTGGTCGGCCGCCTCAGCCGCAGGCACGAGCCGGTCCACGAAAGCCACCGCCTCCGGAAAGCCTGCGAACGTAAACTGCCGGACGATGGCGTCGCCCTCGCGACGCCATCCGGGAAGTTCCTTCAGACGCCGGTCTATCTCGTCAGGAGCGAGTCTGGACATGTGGCGCCACCGCTCAGTCGTCCACTCGGAGAACCGCCGTATGCTTTTTGAGCAGGCTGCACACCATGAATACGGTCGCTGTCACGCCGAACACCGTCGTCCACAGCGGATCGAACACCAGCCGCCCCGTCGCGAACGCAGCCCGTGCGAGATCCAGCACGAACAGTACCGCACCGATGACGAGCAGGCCGTGGAACTCGCGACCGAGGACGCGCCGCCAGATGAACGGTGTGTCGGACGGTACGTAGGTTGAGAGGCGCGGAATGGCGGCCCGCACGCGGACTGCCCACGCGCGAAACTGGTCGCCAAACCGATC
Above is a genomic segment from Vicinamibacterales bacterium containing:
- a CDS encoding 4a-hydroxytetrahydrobiopterin dehydratase, giving the protein MSRLAPDEIDRRLKELPGWRREGDAIVRQFTFAGFPEAVAFVDRLVPAAEAADHHPDITINYKRVTLSYSTHSVGGITDKDFAGATKADARSAE